In Metarhizium brunneum chromosome 3, complete sequence, a genomic segment contains:
- the vps53 gene encoding Vacuolar protein sorting-associated protein 53, whose amino-acid sequence MEHLNMLFSHPSTVSSISQVSQTLKAHQNALSSEINSLELEQAYKPDSSLERMQSAQTELAELFRKIETVRSRAIETEQNITSMTAEIKRLDGTKRNLTLSMTALKRLQMLTTAYEQLRGLAKTRQYRECAGLLQAVIQLMKHFNSYRSIEQIATLSREVSELQRELLEQVCEDFEMTFVKGEVATKRSMLVEACLVIDALGDSAKSRIITWYVNTELREYRQVFRGNDEAGNLDNIGRRYAWFKRMVKTYEDEHAAIFPSHWHVGELLTTAFCDGTRDDFKGILERSMRRGDGGKVDVNLLLRCLQETLDFEQSLEKKFSDGPRASIDTLSSTEEKTHNFNGLVSVAFEPYLSLWVDSQDKQLASLMPKYRNQPLIPADEEFSPQGIIPSAIELFHFYKLTLSQCAKLSTSDRLLDLSKVLSKYLDEYAQQVLLHILQAGGSHGPSLHNAILVLNTADFWYINTGQLEENIKKRIDNDLVPKVDLSSQADAFLGVASAAVLALVHLVELECEGTWREMKNTNWSTMDTAGDQSTYVGELVKHVNTKTEEILGLVGKQQYARAFCDNLVEHMASAYINNIVVCRPISEVGAQQMLVDKYALTKSFGSLLSHHNPSSPTQQAPPSSFVRRVEHSMNRMDPLLKTLQVRPSPPEGLVQAYLIHIGDRSDTNFKKILDLKGIRKQDQSHLIELFGIHRDGSSNEKLVQSSPLLTPLMTTAGMGSGAGIAGMNPGAALTAASGARFDAGFLGERLLSAARDIGNTTQSTEKATINENLRNFGKFFKRDIGGLGARFGKGSADDGGR is encoded by the exons ATGGAACATCTGAATATGCTGTTCTCACACCCGTCTACCGTATCATCAATAAGTCAAGTTTCACAAACTCTCAAAGCCCACCAAAACGCATTGTCCAGCGAAATCAACAGCCTCGAACTCGAACAAGCGTACAAGCCGGACTCAAGTCTGGAGCGGATGCAGTCGGCGCAGACAGAGCTGGCGGAGCTTTTCCGGAAAATAGAAACGGTGCGATCACGAGCGATTGAGACGGAGCAGAACATTacgtccatgacggcggaAATCAAGCGTCTTGACGGCACGAAGCGTAACCTGACGCTTAGTATGACAGCACTCAAACGCTTGCAGATGCTCACGACGGCGTACGAACAACTTCGCGGGCTTGCTAAAACGCGGCAATATCGAGAGTGCGCTGGTCTTTTGCAGGCCGTGATTCAGTTGATGAAGCACTTTAACAGTTACAGAAGCATAGAGCAAATTGCCACGTTGAGCCGCGAAGTATCCGAGCTCCAGAGGGAACTGCTCGAGCAGGTGTGCGAGGACTTTGAAATGACTTTTGTCAAGGGAGAAGTGGCAACGAAGAGGAGCATGCTTGTCGAAGCCTGCTTGGTCATAGATGCGTTGGGAGACTCGGCCAAGTCGAGAATCATCACCTGGTACGTGAACACGGAGCTGAGAGAGTATCGGCAGGTTTTCCGTGGGAACGACGAGGCCGGGAATCTGGATAACATTGGGCGGAGATATGCGTGGTTTAAGCGCATGGTGAAGACGTACGAGGATGAGCACGCTGCTATTTTCCCGTCACACTGGCATGTGGGGGAGTTGCTAACAACGGCCTTTTGCGACGGTACACGGGATGACTTCAAGGGCATTTTGGAGAGAAGCATGCGACGTGGGGACGGGGGCAAGGTTGACGTCAACTTGCTGCTGAGATGCCTGCAGGAAACTCTAGACTTCGAGCAGAGTCTTGAGAAGAAGTTCTCGGATGGGCCGAGGGCGAGCATTGACACTCTGAGCTCGACCGAGGAAAAGACGCACAACTTCAACGGGCTCGTCTCTGTCGCTTTCGAACCGTACCTGAGCTTGTGGGTTGACTCGCAGGATAAGCAGCTGGCGTCCTTGATGCCAAAGTACCGCAACCAACCGCTTATTCCTGCCGATGAGGAGTTTTCTCCTCAGGGGATTATCCCGTCCGCCATTGAGCTTTTCCACTTCTACAAGCTGACTCTGTCGCAATGTGCCAAGTTGTCGACTAGTGATAGACTACTAGACCTGTCCAAAGTCTTGTCCAAGTACTTGGATGAATACGCGCAGCAAGTCCTGCTGCATATCCTTCAAGCCGGGGGATCTCACGGTCCGTCACTCCACAATGCTATTCTGGTGCTCAACACTGCCGACTTTTGGTACATCAACACGGGCCAGCTGGAGGAGAATATAAAGAAGCGCATCGATAACGACCTCGTGCCAAAGGTGGATCTTTCGTCGCAAGCTGATGCTTTCCTGGGAGTTGCTAGCGCGGCTGTGTTGGCATTGGTACATCTTGTTGAGTTGGAATGCGAGGGGACGTGGCGTGAGATGAAGAATACAAACTGGAGTACAATGGACACGGCAGGCGATCAGAGCACGTATGTGGGCGAGTTGGTGAAGCACGTCAACACAAAGACGGAAGAGATACTGGGCCTGGTGGGCAAGCAGCAGTACGCAAGGGCGTTTTGCGATAACCTGGTCGAGCACATGGCCTCGGCTTACATCAACAACATTGTGGTATGCCGGCCTATTTCAGAGGTTGGCGCGCAACAG ATGCTCGTAGACAAGTACGCACTCACCAAATCCTTCGGCAGCCTCCTCTCCCACCACAACCCCTCGTCACCAACGCAGCAAGCACCCCCCTCGAGCTTCGTCCGGCGCGTCGAACACTCCATGAACCGCATGGACCCTCTCCTCAAAACCCTCCAAGTCCGCCCTTCGCCCCCCGAGGGCCTTGTCCAAGCCTACCTCATCCACATCGGCGACCGCTCCGACACAAACTTTAAAAAGATACTCGACCTCAAGGGCATCCGGAAGCAAGACCAGTCCCACCTCATCGAGCTATTTGGCATCCACCGCGACGGCAGTTCCAATGAGAAGCTCGTCCAGAGCTCCCCTCTGCTAACACCCCTCATGACGACGGCAGGCATGGGAAGTGGCGCTGGCATTGCCGGGATGAATCCCGGGGCGGCACTGACCGCTGCCTCTGGGGCAAGGTTCGACGCGGGCTTTTTAGGGGAAAGGCTTCTGAGTGCGGCCAGGGATATCGGAAACACTACGCAGAGTACGGAGAAGGCCACTATTAATGAGAACCTGAGGAATTTTGGAAAGTTCTTCAAGAGGGATATTGGAGGATTGGGGGCGAGGTTTGGGAAGGGGAGTGCTGACGATGGGGGAAGGTAG
- the ned1 gene encoding Nuclear elongation and deformation protein 1, whose product MQYVRNLSDSVSTAWNSINPATLSGAIDVIVVQHEDGSLTCSPFHVRFGKFSLLRPSEKKVEFKVNGIKQEYSMKLGEGGEAFFVFETTENVPASLQTSPLVSPVSSPGLGPEEAPAGLNDPDILELDQELSNSTRPPAAVLQTQPDENGMMTPLSASPNMSKPRPMSGDWTSSLTRPHSDDVLRQSARAVNRDDEDESRDPNESERSHSPPPMGMERARTLAKELSAVNIPSRVTETGDLMLDMTGFKSSEEDMLQAEILARKILSEELEGNYDIGSLFGFDEEGNLWIYSSEEAKQAAMNKTIESSLKAHRHNTAADAVSDPGYHSDGSDVTTSPHVPSHRRSESDAGPSGLQTPPRTPPGYASNPNVNYAKTLRLTSDQLKALDLKPGENSMSFTVNRATCAASMYLWNHETPVVISDIDGTITKSDALGHVLNMIGRDWTHTGIAKLYSDIAQNGYNIMYLTSRSVGQSDTTRAYVNGIVQDGCRMPHGPTILSPDRTMAALRREVYLRQPHVFKMATLRDISSLYGPDHNPFYAGFGNRLTDQISYRTVNVPRTRIFTINSNSEVSLDLLSLNKLKMSYVNINEVVDHYFPPVATLVKGGGEDYTDFKYWRDEPLELDEFSASDSEELDVPGDNESTYTVDDDEEIGDGLVDSYISRESIDESVDDDNVENDEEYDEDDEEGEYEEDDAGSDDEAQLVDHMARSMISSKGVEEDIGAELITGLSGNGVAIESQEVYVEEPVEIRPTPTPTPERAY is encoded by the exons ATGCAATACGTTCGAAATCTCAGCGACTCAGTCTCGACAGCATGGAACTCCATCAACCCTGCCACGCTTAGCGGTGCTATTGATGTCATCGTTGTCCAGCATGAAGATGGCTCTCTCACCTGCTCGCCCTTTCACGTGCGATTCGGCAAGTTTTCGCTACTGCGACCGTCTGAGAAGAAAGTCGAGTTCAAGgtcaatggcatcaaacAGGAGTACTCCATGAAGCTCGGggaaggcggcgaggccTTTTTTGTCTTTGAGACTACTGAAAACGTCCCTGCATCGCTCCAAACGTCTCCGCTCGTTTCTCCGGTCAGCAGTCCCGGACTGGGTCCTGAGGAAGCGCCTGCCGGACTCAATGATCCCGATATTCTTGAACTTGATCAAGAACTGAGCAACTCAACTCGGCCACCAGCCGCTGTACTGCAAACTCAGCCTGACGAAAATG GCATGATGACTCCGCTATCGGCCTCACCAAATATGTCAAAGCCGCGTCCGATGTCTGGTGATTGGACCTCGTCCTTGACCCGGCCGCACAGTGACGACGTTCTCAGGCAGTCTGCAAGAGCTGTCAATcgtgatgatgaagacgagtcTAGAGATCCCAACGAATCCGAAAGATCACACAGCCCTCCACCTATGGGAATGGAGCGGGCTAGAACTCTAGCCAAGGAGCTGTCTGCTGTAAACATACCTAGCCGCGTCACCGAAACCGGAGACCTCATGCTCGATATGACTGGTTTCAAGAGCAGCGAAGAGGACATGCTCCAGGCAGAGATCCTCGCTAGGAAGATTCTTTctgaggagcttgagggCAACTACGATATTGGCTCTCTTTTCGGCTTTGACGAGGAAGGCAATTTGTGGATCTACAGCAGTGAAGAGGCGAAGCAGGCGGCCATGAATAAAACGATTGAGTCGTCGCTCAAGGCCCATCGCCATAACAcggccgccgatgccgtctCTGATCCAGGATATCACAGCGACGGCAGCGATGTTACGACGAGCCCCCATGTCCCATCACACCGACGATCAGAGTCCGACGCTGGTCCATCAGGATTGCAGACCCCTCCTCGGACCCCTCCTGGATATGCTTCAAACCCAAATGTCAACTACGCCAAGACTCTGCGCTTGACTAGCGATCAACTGAAGGCACTGGACCTGAAGCCAGGGGAGAACTCTATGAGCTTCACTGTCAATCGCGCAACTTGCGCCGCAAGCATGTACTTGTGGAATCATGAAACTCCAGTCGTCATCTCCGACATTGATGGAACCATCACCAAGTCAGATGCCCTCGGTCATGTGCTAAACATGATTGGCCGCGACTGGACACACACGGGTATTGCCAAGCTGTATAGCGATATTGCTCAAAACGGATACAATATCATGTATTTGACAAGTCGGTCCGTTGGACAGTCTGATACAACTAGAGCGTATGTCAATGGCATCGTTCAAGACGGATGCAGGATGCCCCATGGCCCTACAATCTTGTCGCCGGATCGCACTATGGCAGCTCTGCGGCGAGAAGTTTATTTGCGCCAGCCGCACGTATTCAAAATGGCTACTCTTCGAGACATCAGCAGCCTATACGGACCAGATCATAATCCGTTTTACGCTGGGTTCGGCAACCGTCTGACGGATCAGATTTCTTACCGAACTGTAAATGTACCCAGAACCAGAATTTTTACTATCAATTCCAACTCTGAGGTGTCTCTGGATCTTTTAAGCCTCAATAAGCTGAAGATGAGCTATGTCAACATTAACGAGGTTGTCGACCACTACTTCCCTCCCGTCGCTACACTAGTGAAGGGTGGCGGAGAAGACTACACCGACTTTAAATATTGGCGCGACGAGCcccttgagcttgacgaATTCTCGGCTAGCGACAGCGAAGAACTAGATGTGCCTGGAGACAATGAAAGCACATAcaccgtcgacgacgacgaagagatTGGCGACGGCCTTGTCGACAGCTACATCTCACGCGAGTCGATAGACGAAAGCGTGGATGACGATAATGTCGAAAATGACGAGGAGTAcgatgaggacgatgaagagggcgaatacgaagaagacgacgctgGGTCTGACGATGAAGCCCAGCTTGTTGATCACATGGCCAGGTCCATGATTTCCAGCAAGGGCGTCGAAGAGGACATCGGCGCGGAACTAATCACGGGG TTGAGCGGCAACGGCGTTGCGATCGAATCACAGGAAGTATACGTTGAAGAGCCCGTCGAGATTCGGCCCACACCTACACCCACACCTGAGCGAGCATATTAG